From a region of the Salvelinus fontinalis isolate EN_2023a chromosome 13, ASM2944872v1, whole genome shotgun sequence genome:
- the LOC129868489 gene encoding guanine nucleotide-binding protein G(I)/G(S)/G(T) subunit beta-2, protein MSELEQLRQEAEQLRNQIRDARKACGDSTLTQITAGLDPVGRIQMRTRRTLRGHLAKIYAMHWGTDSRLLVSASQDGKLIIWDSYTTNKMHAIPLRSSWVMTCAYAPSGNYVACGGLDNICSIYCLKTREGNVRVSRELPGHTGYLSCCRFIDDNQIITSSGDTTCALWDIETSQQTTVFSGHSGDVMSLSLSPDFRTFVSGACDASIKLWDIRDSMCRQTFTGHESDINAVCFFPNGSAFATGSDDATCRLFDLRADQELSLYSHDNIICGITSVAFSRSGRLLLAGYDDFNCNIWDAMKGDRAGVLAGHDNRVSCLGVTDDGMAVATGSWDSFLKIWN, encoded by the exons ATGAGCGAGCTGGAGCAGCTGCGTCAGGAGGCGGAACAACTTAGGAACCAGATAAGA GATGCCAGGAAAGCATGTGGGGACTCAACCCTAACACAG ATAACAGCAGGTCTGGATCCAGTGGGGAGGATTCAGATGCGGACGAGGCGCACTCTCCGTGGCCACCTGGCTAAGATCTATGCCATGCACTGGGGCACAGACTCTAG GCTCCTGGTCAGCGCCTCTCAAGATGGAAAACTGATCATCTGGGACAGCTACACCACTAACAAG ATGCATGCTATCCCGCTGCGCTCCTCCTGGGTGATGACCTGTGCGTATGCCCCCTCTGGTAACTACGTGGCCTGTGGAGGTCTGGACAACATCTGTTCCATCTACTGCTTGAAGACCCGTGAGGGCAACGTCAGGGTCAGCAGGGAATTACCTGGACACACAG GTTACCTGTCCTGTTGCCGTTTCATCGATGACAATCAAATCATCACAAGCTCAGGAGACACTACCTG TGCGCTGTGGGACATCGAGACCAGCCAGCAGACCACAGTGTTTTCGGGCCACAGTGGTGACGTCATGAGCCTGTCCCTGTCTCCAGACTTCCGCACCTTTGTGTCCGGAGCCTGTGACGCCTCCATTAAGCTGTGGGACATCAGGGACAGCATGTGCCGACAGACGTTCACGGGCCATGAGTCTGACATCAACGCAGTCTGT TTCTTTCCCAACGGCAGCGCCTTTGCCACCGGCTCCGACGACGCCACCTGCAGGCTGTTTGACCTGCGCGCTGACCAGGAGCTCAGCCTGTACTCTCACGACAACATCATCTGTGGCATCACCTCCGTGGCCTTCTCCAGATCCGGACGGCTGCTGCTGGCCGGCTACGACGACTTCAACTGCAACATCTGGGACGCCATGAAGGGAGATCGAGCAG GAGTGTTAGCTGGCCATGACAATCGTGTGAGTTGTCTAGGCGTGACTGATGATGGTATGGCGGTGGCCACTGGGTCCTGGGACAGCTTCCTCAAGATCTGGAACTGA